TTTCTGTCGCGGGTGGTGTCGAGCCGCCCGCGGCTTTCGATACTTTGGCGCGGATTGATCCGCAGTTTCCATCGCCAGTGACCGCGCCCTTATTTCGGCGGCGATCGACCGGCCAGGAAGGTGACACAGTGACGATCCAGAAGAATTGGCAAGAACTCATTCGACCGAACAAGCTGCAGGTGACTGCCGGCAGCGATGCCACCCGGTTCGCGACGCTGGTCGCCGAGCCGCTCGAGCGCGGCTTCGGCCAGACACTCGGCAACGCGCTGCGGCGCGTGCTGCTGTCGTCGCTGCAGGGCGCGGCGGTGCAGTCGGTGCACATCGACGGCGTGCTGCACGAGTTCTCCTCGATCGCCGGCGTGCGCGAGGACGTCACCGACATCGTGCTGAACATCAAGGACATCTCGCTGAAGATGCAGGGCGAAGGCCCGAAGCGGATGGTCGTCAAGAAGCAGGGGCCGGGCGTCGTCACCGCCGGTGACATCCAGACCGTCGGCGACATCGTCGTGCTCAATCCGGACCTGCAGATCTGCACCCTCGACGAGGGCGCCGAGATCCGCATGGAATTCACCGTCAACACCGGCAAGGGCTACGTCGCCGCCGAGCGCAACCGTCCGGAAGACGCGCCGATCGGCCTGATCCCGGTCGACAGCCTGTACTCTCCGGTGCGCAAGGTGTCGTACAAGGTCGAGAACACCCGCGAGGGTCAGATCCTCGACTACGACAAGCTGACCATGACGGTCGAGACCAACGGCGCGCTGACCCCGGACGACGCGGTCGCCTTCGCCGCCCGCATCCTGCAGGACCAGCTCAACGTCTTCGTCAACTTCGAAGAGCCGCGCAAGGAAGTCACCCAGGAGATCATCCCGGATCTGGCCTTCAACCCGGCCTTCCTCAAGAAGGTGGACGAACTCGAACTGTCGGTGCGTTCGGCGAACTGCCTGAAGAACGACAACATCGTCTACATCGGCGACCTGGTGCAGAAGTCGGAAGCCGAAATGCTCCGCACCCCGAACTTCGGCCGCAAGTCGCTGAACGAGATCAAGGAAGTGCTGGCGCAGATGGGCCTGCATCTCGGCATGGAAGTGCCGGGCTGGCCGCCGGAGAACATCGACGAGCTCGCCAAGCGCTTCGAAGATCACTACTGAGAACGACGACGGGATGGCGGACAGCGCAGGCTGTTCGCCGTTCCCGTTTCCGGGCGAACGCAGGCAGCCCACCTGCAACTCCGACGAACCGTCGGGACATTGAATTAGAGGGACTACTCACATGCGTCACGGCAAGGTTCATCGGAAGCTCAATCGCACCGCCGAGCATCGCAAGGCGATGTTCGCCAACATGTGCGCCGCGCTGATCAAGCACGAGCAGATCGTCACCACGCTGCCGAAGGCCAAGGAATTGCGGCCGATCGTCGAGAAGCTGGTCACGCTCGGCAAGAAGGGTGGCCTCGACAAGCGCCGCCAGGCGATCAGCGAGATGCGCGACCTGGACCAGGTCCGGAAGCTGTTCGACGTTCTGGCCAAGCGCTATGCCGACCGTCAGGGCGGTTACACCCGCATCATCAAGGCCGGCTTCCGCTACGGCGACAACGCCCCGATGGCGGTGATCGAATTCGTCGACCGCGACGAAGACGCCAAGGGCAAGGATTCCGGTCCGTCCCAGGACGGCGCTGCCGAAGCGGCGTAAGCGGCTTCTGCAACACCCGAGTTTCCAAAGGCGGTGCCGCAAGGCGCCGCCTTTTTCGTTGGGCGTAGGCCGCTGGGTTCGCACCACCATCGACCGTCATCCCCGCGCATGCGGGGATCCAGTATGCCAGCGCGCCCGCGTTCATCACCAGCGCTCTGCAATACTGGGTCGCCCGGACAAAGCCGGGCGATGACCTCCGAATATGCAGCAAGCGCTGCACACGAAATCGCGTCTTGCGCTCACGACCATCGCTTCCGACGTTACGTCAGCTATCGCGCCGAGCAATGTAACGAGGAGCAACCACATGCACATCAATCTCTCCGGCAAGACCGCGCTGGTCACCGGCTCGACGGCGGGCATCGGCCACGCCATCGCCAGGGGGCTCGCCGCGGCCGGCGCCGAGGTCGTGGTCAACGGCCGCAGCCAGGCCAAGGTCGACGCCGCGCAGGCCGCGATCGACAAGGCGGTGCCGGGCGCCAAGCTGTGCGGCGTCGCCGCCGATGTCTCCACCGCGGAGGGCTGCGCCGCGCTGCTGGTCGCGATTCCGCGCGTCGACATCCTGATCAACAATGCCGGCATCTTCGAACCGAAGGGCTTCTTCGACATTCCGGACGCCGACTGGCAGCGCTTCTTCGACGTCAATGTGATGAGCGGCGTGCGGCTGTCGCGCGGCTACATGCCGGGGATGCTCGAGCGTAATTGGGGCCGCATCGTCTTCATCGCCTCGGAATCCGCGCTCATGATTCCGAAGGAGATGATCCACTACGGCATGACCAAGACCGCGCAGCTCTCGGTGTCGCGCGGCCTCGCGGAGATGACCCGCGGCACCGCGGTGACGGTCAATGCGGTGATGCCGGGACCGACGATGAGCGAAGGCGTGCAGACCTTCGTCGCCGATCTGGCCAAGCAGAACGGCCAGTCGGAGGCCGAGGCGGCGGCCAATTTCGTCAAGCAGCATCGCCCCGGCTCACTGATCCAGCGCTTCGCTACCGTCGAGGAGATCGCCAACATGGTGGTCTATGTCAGCTCCAAGGAAGCCTCCGCCACCAACGGCGCCGCGCTGCGCGCCGAAGGCGGGCTCTTGCAGACGATCGCGTAGTTCGTCGAGCTTAGTTCATTGTCTCAGTGCTCGGCTCGCCCTCACTCCAACCCTCTCCCGCAAGCGGGAGAGGGGGCGCGTTGCCGCTTGGATAAGCGCATTGGGCCGAACAAACTCCGCTCGCGATGACGAGTCTGAATCGCATTGGTCCGCGGCCCGCACAGCACGCACAGCCTGCTCCCTCTCCCGCTTGCGGGAGAGGGGTGGGGTGAGGGCGACGCGGGCACGGCGCGCGCCGACTACCACCCCTCCAGCACGATCTTGCCGACCGATTTGCCGCTCTCCAGCAGCGCGTGGGCGCGTCTCAAATTCGCGGCATTGATCGTCCCGAAGGTCTGGTCGAGCGTGGTGCGCAGCACGCCGGCGTCGATCAGGTCTGCGACTTCGTTCAACAGGTCGTGCTGCGCGATCATGTCGGGCGTGGTGTAGGTCGAGCGCGCGAACATCGCCTCCCAATGCAGCGACGCCGATTTCGGCTTCAGCAGCATCGGGTTCAGCGTCGCCGGGTCGTCGATCAGCGCCACCTTGCCCTGGGGCGCCAGGATCTCGACCAGCGCCGGGAAATGCTGATCGGTGTTGGTGAGGCTGGCGATCAGCGCCACCGGCGGCAGCTTCAAGGCGTCGATCTGCGGCTGCATCGCCCGGCTGTGATCGATCACCGCATCGGCGCCGAGCTCGCGGCACCAGGCCTGCGTCTGCGGCCGCGACGCGGTCGCCACCACGGTCAGCGCGGTGAGCCGGCGCGCCAGCTGGATCAGGATCGAGCCGACGCCGCCGGCGCCGCCGGTGATCAGCAGCGTGCGCGGGTCGTGCGCCTTGCCGGGCCGCACGCCGAGCCGGTCGAACAGCAGTTCCCACGCGGTAATCGAGGTCAGCGGCAGCGCCGCCGCCTGCGCGAACGACAGTGTCGTCGGCTTGCGGCCGACGATGCGCTCGTCGACCAGATGCAATTCGGCATTGGTGCCCTGGCGGCCGATCGAACCGGCGTAGAACACCTCGTCGCCGGGCCGGAACAGCGTCACCTCGCTGCCCACGGACTCGACCACGCCGGCGGCGTCGTAGCCCAGAATCTTGATCTGGCCGGCCGGCGGCGCGGCGCGCTTGCGGACCTTGAAGTCGACCGGATTGACCGAGATCGCCTTCACGGCGACGCGCAGGTCGCGCGGGCCTGGCTCCGGCCTGGCGACGTCGACATCGATCAGCGCGTCGGCGTCGTCGATCGGGAGGGATTTGGCGTAGCCTACGGCCTTCATGAACGGTGCTCCTGTGCTGACGGCGC
The DNA window shown above is from Rhodopseudomonas palustris HaA2 and carries:
- a CDS encoding DNA-directed RNA polymerase subunit alpha; translation: MTIQKNWQELIRPNKLQVTAGSDATRFATLVAEPLERGFGQTLGNALRRVLLSSLQGAAVQSVHIDGVLHEFSSIAGVREDVTDIVLNIKDISLKMQGEGPKRMVVKKQGPGVVTAGDIQTVGDIVVLNPDLQICTLDEGAEIRMEFTVNTGKGYVAAERNRPEDAPIGLIPVDSLYSPVRKVSYKVENTREGQILDYDKLTMTVETNGALTPDDAVAFAARILQDQLNVFVNFEEPRKEVTQEIIPDLAFNPAFLKKVDELELSVRSANCLKNDNIVYIGDLVQKSEAEMLRTPNFGRKSLNEIKEVLAQMGLHLGMEVPGWPPENIDELAKRFEDHY
- the rplQ gene encoding 50S ribosomal protein L17, translated to MRHGKVHRKLNRTAEHRKAMFANMCAALIKHEQIVTTLPKAKELRPIVEKLVTLGKKGGLDKRRQAISEMRDLDQVRKLFDVLAKRYADRQGGYTRIIKAGFRYGDNAPMAVIEFVDRDEDAKGKDSGPSQDGAAEAA
- a CDS encoding SDR family NAD(P)-dependent oxidoreductase, which encodes MHINLSGKTALVTGSTAGIGHAIARGLAAAGAEVVVNGRSQAKVDAAQAAIDKAVPGAKLCGVAADVSTAEGCAALLVAIPRVDILINNAGIFEPKGFFDIPDADWQRFFDVNVMSGVRLSRGYMPGMLERNWGRIVFIASESALMIPKEMIHYGMTKTAQLSVSRGLAEMTRGTAVTVNAVMPGPTMSEGVQTFVADLAKQNGQSEAEAAANFVKQHRPGSLIQRFATVEEIANMVVYVSSKEASATNGAALRAEGGLLQTIA
- a CDS encoding zinc-binding alcohol dehydrogenase family protein, with protein sequence MKAVGYAKSLPIDDADALIDVDVARPEPGPRDLRVAVKAISVNPVDFKVRKRAAPPAGQIKILGYDAAGVVESVGSEVTLFRPGDEVFYAGSIGRQGTNAELHLVDERIVGRKPTTLSFAQAAALPLTSITAWELLFDRLGVRPGKAHDPRTLLITGGAGGVGSILIQLARRLTALTVVATASRPQTQAWCRELGADAVIDHSRAMQPQIDALKLPPVALIASLTNTDQHFPALVEILAPQGKVALIDDPATLNPMLLKPKSASLHWEAMFARSTYTTPDMIAQHDLLNEVADLIDAGVLRTTLDQTFGTINAANLRRAHALLESGKSVGKIVLEGW